Part of the Bacillus cereus group sp. RP43 genome is shown below.
AGAAGTACCAGAGATTCTAGAATTAGCTTGGATATTAGCTTGCCTAACTCCGAAAGGACTTATGAACCGTGCTCATGCGTATAAGGCGAAGGTAGAGCAAAATAAAGAAGCGGGTTTAGAGGTAGATACAGGAGTTAATATGGGATTATATACGTATCCGATTTTAATGGCGGCTGATATATTACTATTTCAAGCTACTCATGTACCAGTCGGGAAAGACCAAATTCAGCATATTGAAATTGCGCGTGATATTGCGACGTATTTTAATCATACATTTGGCATGACATTTACGCTTCCAGAGTATGTCATACAAGAAGAAGGAGCAATATTACCTGGTCTTGACGGAAGAAAGATGAGTAAAAGTTATGGGAATGTTATCCCATTATTTGCAGAGCAAGAAAAACTACGAAAGTTAATATTTAAAATAAAAACAGATTCTTCACTTCCAAATGAACCGAAAAAACTAGAAACGTTATTTACAATATATAAAGAATTTGCGAAAGAAGATGAAATTCAGTCGATGCGTGAAAAGTATGAGACTGGAATCGGATGGGGTGATGTAAAAAAAGAATTATTCCGAGTTGTTGACCGTGAATTAGCAAGTCCTCGGGAAAAATACACAACGTATATGAATGAGCCTCATTTGTTATATGAAGCGTTAGAAAGAGGTGCTGAGAGGGCACGGACTATCGCGAAGGTAAATTTAGCGGAAATTAAAAAACGGATTGGATTTGAGAGGGAACGTTAAGCGTTCCCTTGTTTTTTCTATGTGAATCTTAATTATTTATTCGTTGTATCTGCATGTAAAATGAGGGATTCGCATTTTCTTATTGAATTTATTAATTGCATATGTTAAAAAGTATGCTAATATAGGGTTACTTATTAA
Proteins encoded:
- a CDS encoding tryptophan--tRNA ligase — its product is MRGSFYFYFEEGGVSVSEKIMLTGIKPTGYPHLGNYIGAIKPALQMSKNNEGKALYFIADYHALNAVHDPEKFSSYTKEVAATWLSLGLGEDVIFYRQTEVPEILELAWILACLTPKGLMNRAHAYKAKVEQNKEAGLEVDTGVNMGLYTYPILMAADILLFQATHVPVGKDQIQHIEIARDIATYFNHTFGMTFTLPEYVIQEEGAILPGLDGRKMSKSYGNVIPLFAEQEKLRKLIFKIKTDSSLPNEPKKLETLFTIYKEFAKEDEIQSMREKYETGIGWGDVKKELFRVVDRELASPREKYTTYMNEPHLLYEALERGAERARTIAKVNLAEIKKRIGFERER